A window of Gemmatimonadaceae bacterium genomic DNA:
CCCGTGGCCGGCGTGGTGCGTGGCATCGACGCGAGCGGAGCGCTCGTGGTCGACGTAGCTTTGTCGGAGACCGGACCGGCGCAGGTCACGACGGTGCGCGCCGGATCGCTCGTGCTCGCGGAAGCCGTGAAGGAGAACTCGTGATCCTGGTTTTCGACGTCGGCAATACGGAGTTGACGATCGGCCTGTTCAGCGAGGCCGATCTGCGCGGGCATTGGCGCATCATGACCGACGTCGCGCGCACGCCCGACGAATTCGGCATTCTGCTGCGGTCGCTGCTCGCGGCCAGCGAGTTCACGCCGGACATGGTCGACGGCGTCGCGATTGGGTCCGTCGTGCCGCGCGTGACGGGCTCGTTGGCCGAGTCGTGCCGCCAATACTTCGGCGTCGGCGAGCCGCTGATCATCGACGCGCGCGCGAAGCTGCCGATCACGCTCGACGTCGACGAGCCGATGACCGTCGGCGCCGACCGGTTGATCAACACGCTCGCCGCGAGCCGGATCTTTGCGTGCGATGCGATCGTCGTGGACATGGGCACCGCGATGACCTTCGACTGCATTACCGCGGAGGGGGTTTTCCTGGGCGGCGTGATCGCGCCGGGCGTGATGACGGCGTCGGAGACGCTGACGCGCCGGACGTCGAAGCTGCCGGCGACGGAGCTCGAGATTCCGTCGCGCGTGATCGGCCGTCGTACCGAGGAATGCATTCGCGCGGGCGTGATGTTCGGCGCCGCGGAGGCGATCGACGGCATCGTCCGCCGCATTCGGGCCGAGTGGCCTCGTCTGTCGGAACCGATGGTGATCGCGACGGGCGGGTTCGCGGAGACGATGGCGAAGCTGTGCACGTCCTTCGATCGGGTCGAGCCGTATCTGACGCTGCAGGGGCTTCAGATCGCGCACACGCTGCTGAGGGGCTCAGACTGATCCGTCGCGGCTGTGGTTATCGTAAGTAACATTATGATAAATACTTACGCAGACACGGTCACGACTGGCGGAGGCCTTGACGGTCGCCCCGGACCCGCGTAGAATTCGATTCTGTTAGCACTCCCCGCTGGTGAGTGCTAACCATTCGTTCTCATCGATTTTCACCGCAGCGATAGACAGGAGGCGCATTCCGTATGGCCACCAAGACCGGTGTGAAGGTGCAACCGCTGGCCGACCGCGTCGTCGTCCGGGCCCTCGAGGAAGCCGAGACGATGCGTGGCGGCTTGTACATCCCCGACACGGCGAAAGAGAAGCCGCAGCAGGGCGAGATCGTCGCCGTCGGCCCCGGCCGCTTCGAGAAGGACAAGCGCGTCCCGATGGACGTCAAGGTCGGGGACAAGGTGCTCTATGGGAAGTACAGCGGCACCGAGGTCACCGTGGACGGCGAGCAGCTGCTCATCCTCCGCGAGTCGGACGTCCTGGCGGTCCTCGCCTAGGCCCTCGATTTTAGATCTCTAATATTCAACAACTAACATCAAGGTTCTCATATGGCTGCCAAGGAACTCCATTTCAACGTCGATGCGCGCGCGGCGCTCAAGCGCGGTGTCGACCAGCTCGCGGAAGCGGTCAAGGTCACCCTCGGCCCCAAGGGCCGGAACGTCGTCATCGACAAGAAGTTCGGCGCGCCGACCGTCACCAAGGACGGCGTCACCGTCGCCAAGGAGATCGAGCTCACCGATCCGCTCGAGAACATGGGCGCGCAGATGGTGAAGGAAGTCGCCACCAAGACGTCGGATAACGCCGGCGACGGCACCACCACCGCGACCGTGCTCGCCCAGGCGATCTTCCGCGAAGGCCTGAAGAACGTCACCGCCGGTGCCAACCCCATGGCGATCAAGCGCGGCATCGACAAGGCGGTGCAGGCGATCGTCGACGAGCTCAAGAAGATTTCCGTCCCGACCTCGGGCAAGAAGGAGATCGCGCAGGTCGGCACCATCTCGGCCAACAACGACGCCGAGATCGGCAACCTCATCGCGGAAGCGATGGAGAAGGTCGGCAAGGACGGCGTGATCACGGTGGAAGAGGCCCGCGGCCTCGAGACCGATCTCGACACCGTCGAGGGCATGCAGTTCGATCGCGGCTACGTCTCGCCCTACTTCGTCACCGATCCCGAGAAGATGGAAGCGGTGCTCGAGGATGCGGTCATCCTCATCCACGACAAGAAGGTCTCGTCGATGAAGGACCTGCTCCCGGTGCTCGAGAAGGTGGCGCAGCAGGGTCGCCCGCTGCTCATCATCGCCGAGGATGTCGAGGGTGAGGCGCTCGCGACGCTGGTCGTGAACAAGCTGCGTGGCACGCTCAAGGTCTGCGCCGTGAAGGCGCCGGGCTTCGGCGATCGTCGCAAGGCGATGCTCGAGGACATCGCGAAGCTCACCGGCGGCCAGGTGATCAGCGAGGAAGTCGGATTCAAGCTCGAGAACGCGGTGATCACCGACCTCGGTCGCGCCAAGCGCATCGTCGTCGACAAGGACAACACCACGATCATCGACGGCGCGGGCTCGGAAGACGCGATCCAGGGCCGCATCAAGGAGATCAAGGGCGCGATCGAGAGCTCGACGTCGGATTACGACAAGGAGAAGCTCCAGGAGCGTCTGGCGAAGCTCGCCGGCGGCGTCGCGGTGATCAACGTCGGCGCGGCGACCGAAGCCGAGATGAAGGAGAAGAAGGCGCGCGTGGAAGATGCCTTGCACGCGACGCGTGCGGCCGTGGAAGAGGGCATCGTCCCGGGCGGCGGCGTGGCGCTCATCCGTGCGCAGCGCGCGCTCAAGGGCCTCAAGTTCGACGAGGCCGACGAGCAGATCGGCGTCGACATCATCCGTCGCGCGATCGAGGAGCCCATCCGCATGATCGTGCAGAACGCGGGTGGCGAAGGCTCGATCGTCGTCGAGAAGGTGCGCGGCTCGAAGGATGACGCGTTCGGCTACAACGCGCTCACCGACACGTACGAGAATCTCGTGCAGGCCGGCGTCATCGACCCGACCAAGGTGACGCGGACGGCGCTGCAGAACGCGGCGTCGATCGCGGGACTGCTGCTCACGACGGAAGCGTTGATCGTCGAGAAGAAGGAGAAGGAAGCGCCGCATGCCGGCGGCCCGCCGGGCGGTATGGGCGGGATGTACTAAGCGAGACTCGGGGATCCGAGACTCGAACTGCGAAACGGGCCGCCGATTGGCGGCCCGTTTTGTCTTGTCTCATATTCCCGCATGCTCTCATATCGTCTCGCCCGCCGCACGTGGCTCATTGTGCTGGCGCCGCCGTCGCTCGCCGCCGCGCAGTCCGCGCCCAACGCCACGCCCGTCTTCACCAACGGCATGGCCCAGATCGTCCCCGCGTTCGCCGACTCCACGCAATGGATCCGCCAGGAACTGTGGGTCGAAACGAATTTCGACTCCGACCACGACGGCAAGCCCGATCGCATCCACGTCGACGTCACGCGGCCGCGACAGACTGAGACCGACGGGCTCAAGGTCGCCGTGCTGTACGGCGCGAGTCCGTACTACGCCGGCACGGCGCGCGGGCAGGTGAACTGGGACGTCCATCAGGAGCTCGATCAGCAACCGACGCCGCGCGAGCCCATGGCGAACCCGCCCTACCGCGCCGATCGATCACGAATCTCGAATGCCCTCGTGAATGAGTGGGTGCCGCGCGGCTTCGCGGTCGTCCACTCCGAGCAGCCGGGCACCGGGCGCTCGCAGGGATGTCCCACCGTCGGCGAGATCCCCGAGCGTATGCCGATGAAGTTCGTCGTCGATTGGCTCAACGGCCGCGCGAAGGGCTACACGACCGAGACCGGCAACGACGAAGTCAAAGCCACGTCGTGGTCGACCGGCAAAGTCGGCATGATCGGCACGTCGTACGAAGGAACGCTGCCGTTGGCCGCCGCGACGACAGCGGTGCCGGGGCTCGAGGTCGTCGTCCCCGTGTCGCCCAACACGTCGTACTACCACTACTATCGCTCGAATGGTCTCGTGCGTTCGCCGGGCGGTTATCTCGGCGAAGATGTCGATGTGCTCTACGACTTCATCGCCAGCGGCGACTCGACGAATCGCGCGAACTGCGATCGACTCTACAAGAACGGCATCTTCGCGGGCTCGCACGGCCAAGATCGGGCCACCGGCGACTACAACGATTTTTGGGCGGTCCGCGATCTCTTGCCGTTCGTGAAAAACATCAAGGCGGCGGTGCTGCTCGCGCACGGATTGAACGACTACAACGTCGTGCCCGAGCACAGCGTGCGCATCTACAACGAGATGAAGGCGCGCAAACTCCCGGTCTCCATGTTCCTGCATCAAGGCGGGCATGGCGGCAATCCGCCGGCGGACATGCTGAATCGCTGGTTCAGCCACTATCTCTACGGCGTGAAGAACGGCGTCGAGCACGACGCGCCGATCTGGATCGATACGTCGACTGCCGTGCGGCCCAGAGGGCGCGGTCGCCAGGCGGGACCGCCGCCTCCACCGCCACCGCCGCCGCTGCCATTCGCGTCGTTCCCGGTCCCGGGCTCGGTGCCGCTGGTGCTGCACCCGGCCGCGGGTGGTCGCGCGATCGGCGCGTTGACGACGCGCGCGGCGGCAACCGGAACCGAATCGCTCGTCGACGATGTCGCGTTCAGCGGCGCCGCCGACGCAAGTGCGAACGAGTCGTCGCACCGCCTGCTGTATGCGACGCCCGCGCTGACCGACACCGTGCACATCTCGGGCACGCCGCGCGTCACGCTGCGGATCGCATCGAGCGCGCCGGCGGCGAATCTCAGCGTGTGGCTCGTGATGCTGCCCTACGACTCGAGCCGCGTGGGATCGGAGAGCGCGAGAGGCTTGATCACGCGCGGCTGGGCAGACATCCGCAATTACAAATCTCTAACGAAGGGCGGCAACTACGGGTCGAAGGTTCCGGGTGAGCCGCTCACGCCCGGCAAGTTCTACGATCTGACGTTCGACCTCCAGCCGGACGACGAGATCGTTCCACGCGGCAAACAGCTCGCGGTCATGATCATGTCGAGCGACCGCGAGTTCACGCTATGGCCCAAGGCGGGCACGGAGCTGACACTCGATCTGGCGCACTCGTCGTTCACCATTCCGATCGTCGGCGGAGCTGGAGCGTTGCGCGCGGCGGGATTTCGCTGAGTGTGTCCTGCCTCAATCCGCGCGCAGGGTGCGGGCGGCATCCAGGCGCGTGGTTCGCCACGCCGGGACACCGCTCGCGACGATCGCAACGGCCGCGACCAGCGCGGCGGCGGCCGAACAGGGCACCAACTCCACCGCTCCCAACCCGCTGAACATCGATCGCAGCATCCGGATCGCGAGAAGCGACGCCACGCCGCCGGCCGCCACGCCAATCGCCGTCAGCGTCACCCCGTCGCCGAGCACGAGCCAGACCAGGTGGCGCGGAGCGGCTCGATGCCGCGCACGCTCGCCGCGGGCGCGATCGGCTCGAGCACGCGGACGAGCGCGCTGTCGCGCATCGGCAGGCCGTTCCGCCCCCGCACGACAAGCGTCAAGCGGCCGAGATCAAAGTTCTGGAATACTGGAATGAACATGGTCGGCCCGGGACCCGCGCGCATGCCCGCGAAGCGCAGATCGCCGCCGACGCCGACGACTCGCATCGGCGGCCGCGGCGCGCCCGTCGATCGCGGACGCACGAGATAGCGGCCGATCGGATTCTCCCGCGGCCAGAGCGCGTCGGCGAGACGCTTGGTCACGACCACGACGGGTTCTGAGCGATCGTCGTCGCGCACCTCGATGGCGCGCCCCAACAGAATCGGGATGCGCAACGCATCGAAGAATCCGGGCGACACGTCGTCGAAGAACGCGCGTACCGCGCGTCCATCGCCACGATCGAGCGAGCGGCGCGCCCGGCGGCGGCTCCTCACCGCGACGAAATACCCGAGCCGGTCGCGCCCAATACGCCGGCGGCGATCGAATCGCGGAACGACATCGACGTGCCGTCGTAGAGCGCGAGGCCGTTCAGCGAGCGCGCCGCGCTTACAACTGATGGCACCGGCCGTCGCCGGCCACACCCGGCTACAGCCGCCCCGCAAGCTCGATCAGCATCGCCGCGACGTTCGCCGGGATCTTCTTGCCGGATTGCGCCCGCACTTCGGCGACGAACGCCTGGTACTGGCCGTGTTGCAATTTAGCAATTAATGAATTGGCAATACCGGATTCGGTGACCAGGCGTGCCACGAGTGCCGTGACGCCCGCCGGCGTCACGGTCACCGTGTATGTGACCGCGGCGGTGGCCGGCAGGCCGGCGTTGTTCGTCGCCGCGGCCTGGAGCGTATGCGACCCGACGCCGGCCGCGAATGCGGGACCGGTCGCCGACGGACAGGCCTGCGTCGCGATGCCCGAGGTTGCGTCGCTCGCGGTACATACAATCGCGATGTCCTGATCGACGGTGTAGCTCGTCGGACCATCGAAGGCGATCACCGGTGGCGACGCATCACGCTTGATCGTGACGGAGCTCGAGCCCGTGCCGCCGGCCGACGTGGCCGTACAGCTGATGATCTGTCCCGGCGTGTCCGCCGTGACGCTCGACGCGCCACATCCGGTCCGCGAGGTGATCGCGGATTCCGCGTCCGACACGTTCCATGCGACGCTCACGTCGCTCGTGTACCACCCGTTCGTGCCGAGCGTGCCCGTGAGCGTGGGCGTGATGACGGGCGGTGTGCCATCCGCGATGATGTCGTAACCCATCGTGCCGCTGCTCGCGGCGGGGAACAGCGCGGCGCTGGCCGAACGCGAGAGATCCGGCCCGGTGTAACAGGCGAGAATCGTATGATGTCCGGCGGCCAACGTCTGCGTCGTGACGGACACGGGGGCGGCGGCGATCGCCGCCGAGCCGAGCGTGGCGCCCGGCGCGGCGCAGCTTCCGTCGGCGACGATCGTCATCGTCCCGCCGAAGATCGTGTTGCTGCCCGATCCGTCTGGCAGGGACACCGTCGCGGTGAACGTCACCGTCGCACCGACGCCGGTGCTCGATGCCGGCACCGCTGTCACGGTCGTCATCGTTTGGAACGTGCCCGGTATTTCGGCCGCGCCCGCGTCGCAGGCGTCACCGTGCGGCCGGCCGAACCCGCGTTGATCGCGCGACGCGCCGCAGCCTTCCAGCTCTCCCGCCGGCATGATGTCGATCGCCGGGCTGCCGGGCTGCGGCACGTGCGTCAGCGTGTTGCCGCCGTTATCGGCCAGCGGCCCGAGCTTGGGATCGACGCCGATCCGATTACCGCCCGCATCGGGCAAGCCGCAGCCCGTGCCGCCGATGACGGAAAACTGCTGATGCCCGAGCGGGCTGCCGGCGACCAGGCAATCCGTCCCGGCGTTCCCCGCGACGATCGACTCCTCGAGGTTGAGCGTCGCGGCGTCGCCGACGCTGACGCCTTCGCCGGCGTTGCTCGTGACCGTGACATAAGAGAAGTGTGAAACCCCGCCAGCCACCGAGACCGCCGCCCGGCCGTCGTTGCCGCTGATCGTCACGTTTTGCAGCGTGACGGTCCCGGTGGCCAGGAGCCCGCCCGGCGTTTCGTCGAATCCCACGTGATTGAACGCGATCACGCTTCGCTCGATGTCGGCGTCGCCCTCGAGCCACAAGCCGCCGGCGCCATGATCGCCCGTGTTGTCGCGAATCGTCGAGCCGGAGATCGTCACGCTCGTTCCCGGGTGGCTCATCAAACCGCCGGGGCCGAGCACGCCTTCATTGTTCGCGAGCACGACGTCGCCCAGCGACAGGGACGCGGGAGGGAAGACGTCAATCCCACCCGCGAAGTGATCCGACCCGGCACCGTCGCGAATCGTGAGCCCGGTGATGTTCACGGTGCCGTTCCTGACAACGACGACGCTGCCTTCGTGATTCGCGCTGAGCGCAAGCTTGGCGCTCCCGGGTCCGTTGATCGTCACCGACCGAGTAATGGCGAGCGTGCCTCCCTGATCGATCTGCCCGGGAAGGATGCTTGGGTCGAAGCTGATCGTGGGGCACGCCGCGTCGGCCACCAACTCGCTGAGAGATCCGGCGCCGGCCGCGGCGAGTGTGGTCACGGTGCACGGCGACGCGGCGGCGTCGCGGCGCGCGGCGGGGTGCATCCCCGTCCGAGTGGGGGCGTTGAGGTCCGTACACGCAACGGCGAACAGTGCGAGGGCGAGCGCCGTGGGTCGGGTGTAGCGCATTCGAGATCTCCGTGTAATGAAGGCGTGGCGCCGCCGCGCTTGCGGGGCATCCGTGGCACGCCGACATTACCGCAAGACCGTTGGCTACCCGTTGGCCGAGCGTTATCACGGCCGTTAACCGGTTCCGCAGCTCCCGCCGCACCCGATGATTGAGCTTCGAACGCTCGGCACGCTCTCGCTTCGCGCCGACGACGGCGAAGAGATTCGCACGATCCTCGTCCAGCCGAAGCGATTGGCCTTGCTCGCCTATCTGGCGCTCAAGGAACCGACCGGCTTCCAGCAGCGCGCGGCGCTTCTGCCGTTGTTCTGGCCGGAATCGGACGAAGCCCGAGCCCGTCTCTCGCTGCGGAGCGCCCTTCATGCGCTCCGTGCCGCGCTCGGCAATGACGTCATCGTTGGTCGTGGCGACGAGAGCGTCGGCCTCAATGAAGATCGCGTTCGGTGCGATGCGCTCGAGCTCGAGCGCGCACTGGCGGAAGGGCGCGTCGAGGATGCGCTCGCGCTCTACCGCGGCACGTTGCTCGAGGGTTTGTCGATCGCCGAGCTGCCGGCGTTCGACGAGTGGCTGGACGCACGCCGCGCTTCGCTGACGCAGCGTCTCTTCGACGCCGCGATGACGCGCGCGCGAGCGCGAGAACGAGACGGACACACGCAGGAAGCGATCGCCTTGGTACGGCGAGCCGCGGAGTTGATGCCATATGACGAGACGGCGATTCGCGGCGAGATGGCGCTATTGGCATCTCGCGGCGATCGCGCCATGGCGGTCGCGGCATTCGATCGATGGGCGGCGCGGCTCGAGCGCGAGCTCGAGGTGCATCCGTCGCCGGAGACGACGACTCTTGCGGCGCAGCTCCGATCGCGCGACGCGGCCGGATCCGCGGCGCCCGAACCCGCGACGCTCGGACCCGCGGCCGTCTCGTCGACCGTGAGGTCGGCCGAGCCGTTGCCACGCCGCCGACCACGCAACGTGCGGACGTTGGCCGGCGTCGCGGCGATCGTCGTCGTCGCCGCGGCGATGACGCCGTTCTGGATGCGCGTGCGCCGCGCGCAACCGGAGCTCGAGCCGCGCACGCCGTCGGCACGCGCCGAGTTTGCGCGCGCCGAACAGTTGGAGGCGGCCGGCGAGTATGCGGCGGCGCTCGAGACGTATCGCCGCGTCTCCGCGGACGAGCCGGACTTCGCGCGTGCGTACTACGGAATGAGCATCGCCGCGCAATGGGCGGGCCGGACGGATTCGGCGCTCGTCTATGCGCGCCGCGCCGCCGGAATGCTCGATCAGCTTCCGGCGATGGAACGCGCGTCACTTCCCGCGTGGCGCGCGTTTCTCGATGCGCGCATCGGCGATGCCGCGGACCTGTACGCGGCCGCGCTCAAACGCTACCCGGACGACGCACGCTCGTGGATGCAATTGGGCGAGCTGCGCTTCCATTGGGGGTCGGCGTTCGGCGTTCCCTCCGCGAGCGCGGCTGACGCGTTTCGGCAGGCGTTGCGGCTTCAGCCCACGAACGGCGCGGCGATCGTTCACCTCGCGCGATTGACGGGGCGCTCCGGTCAGACGGCGGCCT
This region includes:
- a CDS encoding type III pantothenate kinase, with the translated sequence MILVFDVGNTELTIGLFSEADLRGHWRIMTDVARTPDEFGILLRSLLAASEFTPDMVDGVAIGSVVPRVTGSLAESCRQYFGVGEPLIIDARAKLPITLDVDEPMTVGADRLINTLAASRIFACDAIVVDMGTAMTFDCITAEGVFLGGVIAPGVMTASETLTRRTSKLPATELEIPSRVIGRRTEECIRAGVMFGAAEAIDGIVRRIRAEWPRLSEPMVIATGGFAETMAKLCTSFDRVEPYLTLQGLQIAHTLLRGSD
- a CDS encoding co-chaperone GroES, producing MKVQPLADRVVVRALEEAETMRGGLYIPDTAKEKPQQGEIVAVGPGRFEKDKRVPMDVKVGDKVLYGKYSGTEVTVDGEQLLILRESDVLAVLA
- the groL gene encoding chaperonin GroEL (60 kDa chaperone family; promotes refolding of misfolded polypeptides especially under stressful conditions; forms two stacked rings of heptamers to form a barrel-shaped 14mer; ends can be capped by GroES; misfolded proteins enter the barrel where they are refolded when GroES binds) is translated as MAAKELHFNVDARAALKRGVDQLAEAVKVTLGPKGRNVVIDKKFGAPTVTKDGVTVAKEIELTDPLENMGAQMVKEVATKTSDNAGDGTTTATVLAQAIFREGLKNVTAGANPMAIKRGIDKAVQAIVDELKKISVPTSGKKEIAQVGTISANNDAEIGNLIAEAMEKVGKDGVITVEEARGLETDLDTVEGMQFDRGYVSPYFVTDPEKMEAVLEDAVILIHDKKVSSMKDLLPVLEKVAQQGRPLLIIAEDVEGEALATLVVNKLRGTLKVCAVKAPGFGDRRKAMLEDIAKLTGGQVISEEVGFKLENAVITDLGRAKRIVVDKDNTTIIDGAGSEDAIQGRIKEIKGAIESSTSDYDKEKLQERLAKLAGGVAVINVGAATEAEMKEKKARVEDALHATRAAVEEGIVPGGGVALIRAQRALKGLKFDEADEQIGVDIIRRAIEEPIRMIVQNAGGEGSIVVEKVRGSKDDAFGYNALTDTYENLVQAGVIDPTKVTRTALQNAASIAGLLLTTEALIVEKKEKEAPHAGGPPGGMGGMY
- a CDS encoding Xaa-Pro dipeptidyl-peptidase, with product MLSYRLARRTWLIVLAPPSLAAAQSAPNATPVFTNGMAQIVPAFADSTQWIRQELWVETNFDSDHDGKPDRIHVDVTRPRQTETDGLKVAVLYGASPYYAGTARGQVNWDVHQELDQQPTPREPMANPPYRADRSRISNALVNEWVPRGFAVVHSEQPGTGRSQGCPTVGEIPERMPMKFVVDWLNGRAKGYTTETGNDEVKATSWSTGKVGMIGTSYEGTLPLAAATTAVPGLEVVVPVSPNTSYYHYYRSNGLVRSPGGYLGEDVDVLYDFIASGDSTNRANCDRLYKNGIFAGSHGQDRATGDYNDFWAVRDLLPFVKNIKAAVLLAHGLNDYNVVPEHSVRIYNEMKARKLPVSMFLHQGGHGGNPPADMLNRWFSHYLYGVKNGVEHDAPIWIDTSTAVRPRGRGRQAGPPPPPPPPPLPFASFPVPGSVPLVLHPAAGGRAIGALTTRAAATGTESLVDDVAFSGAADASANESSHRLLYATPALTDTVHISGTPRVTLRIASSAPAANLSVWLVMLPYDSSRVGSESARGLITRGWADIRNYKSLTKGGNYGSKVPGEPLTPGKFYDLTFDLQPDDEIVPRGKQLAVMIMSSDREFTLWPKAGTELTLDLAHSSFTIPIVGGAGALRAAGFR
- a CDS encoding ABC transporter permease, whose protein sequence is MRSRRRARRSLDRGDGRAVRAFFDDVSPGFFDALRIPILLGRAIEVRDDDRSEPVVVVTKRLADALWPRENPIGRYLVRPRSTGAPRPPMRVVGVGGDLRFAGMRAGPGPTMFIPVFQNFDLGRLTLVVRGRNGLPMRDSALVRVLEPIAPAASVRGIEPLRATWSGSCSATG
- a CDS encoding right-handed parallel beta-helix repeat-containing protein; the encoded protein is MRYTRPTALALALFAVACTDLNAPTRTGMHPAARRDAAASPCTVTTLAAAGAGSLSELVADAACPTISFDPSILPGQIDQGGTLAITRSVTINGPGSAKLALSANHEGSVVVVRNGTVNITGLTIRDGAGSDHFAGGIDVFPPASLSLGDVVLANNEGVLGPGGLMSHPGTSVTISGSTIRDNTGDHGAGGLWLEGDADIERSVIAFNHVGFDETPGGLLATGTVTLQNVTISGNDGRAAVSVAGGVSHFSYVTVTSNAGEGVSVGDAATLNLEESIVAGNAGTDCLVAGSPLGHQQFSVIGGTGCGLPDAGGNRIGVDPKLGPLADNGGNTLTHVPQPGSPAIDIMPAGELEGCGASRDQRGFGRPHGDACDAGAAEIPGTFQTMTTVTAVPASSTGVGATVTFTATVSLPDGSGSNTIFGGTMTIVADGSCAAPGATLGSAAIAAAPVSVTTQTLAAGHHTILACYTGPDLSRSASAALFPAASSGTMGYDIIADGTPPVITPTLTGTLGTNGWYTSDVSVAWNVSDAESAITSRTGCGASSVTADTPGQIISCTATSAGGTGSSSVTIKRDASPPVIAFDGPTSYTVDQDIAIVCTASDATSGIATQACPSATGPAFAAGVGSHTLQAAATNNAGLPATAAVTYTVTVTPAGVTALVARLVTESGIANSLIAKLQHGQYQAFVAEVRAQSGKKIPANVAAMLIELAGRL
- a CDS encoding BTAD domain-containing putative transcriptional regulator, giving the protein MIELRTLGTLSLRADDGEEIRTILVQPKRLALLAYLALKEPTGFQQRAALLPLFWPESDEARARLSLRSALHALRAALGNDVIVGRGDESVGLNEDRVRCDALELERALAEGRVEDALALYRGTLLEGLSIAELPAFDEWLDARRASLTQRLFDAAMTRARARERDGHTQEAIALVRRAAELMPYDETAIRGEMALLASRGDRAMAVAAFDRWAARLERELEVHPSPETTTLAAQLRSRDAAGSAAPEPATLGPAAVSSTVRSAEPLPRRRPRNVRTLAGVAAIVVVAAAMTPFWMRVRRAQPELEPRTPSARAEFARAEQLEAAGEYAAALETYRRVSADEPDFARAYYGMSIAAQWAGRTDSALVYARRAAGMLDQLPAMERASLPAWRAFLDARIGDAADLYAAALKRYPDDARSWMQLGELRFHWGSAFGVPSASAADAFRQALRLQPTNGAAIVHLARLTGRSGQTAAFDSLALLADSRALSTTERLELHAFRAVLHDNAAGRVQLLGETIATGASAVVELARLIAPVDSALTRSLAHALTSASNRIETRALGYVVLAHLEIARGRVSAARAWLDSLGVDLPAPGAEQLGAVATLPWMTADTALARVALAAIDHAPRQQQYVPLLRGEAGMRSNEIRTARRLYLTALLRAQLGDTAAAERDAEQLETPPKSDSIERDNARELASTVRAIWAFDRGDAARALALIGEPGTQLDASIGDFTAYPKARRRYLRAQALERLGRPLDAVAWYSTFPDPSSYDIAYVGPAMLGAARGYARLGNPTLADSLTRVARGRWSAR